CGTGCTGCGCCGCGGCAAGAAGAACCTGGCCGCGGTCGAGGTCACGGGCTGACCGTCACGGGCTGACCGCTCGTACGACGGCTTGAGGTGACACGGCGGAGGGGCCGGTACGGACGCGATGTCCGGCCGGCCCCTCCGTCATGACCCGGTGGCCGCCGCCGCTCAGGTCACCTGCCGCTTGTTGCCCCGGACCGCCATGTAGATCATGTCGCCGAGCCCGACCACCACGACGGCTCCGGCCAGTTGGAGCAGATGGCGGACCCAGTCGATGCCCCGGGTGTCGTGCACACCGATCCAGCCCGCGACGGCGTTGCCGAGGACGCCGCCGATGATGCCGAAGACGGTGGTCAGCCAGAGGGGCTGGTGCTGCTTGCCGGGCAGGATCGCCCGGGCTATGAGGCCCAGCACGAACCCGACGATGATCGCCCACAACCAATGCATGTCGCCTCCTCGTGGCGCGATGTGCGCATGTCAGCCCAGTCTCGGGCCGGTCCCACCGGCCCGCATGTCGGGTGACTCCATTCGGGCGATACCCGCCCTCCCCCACGCGAAGGGGGCCGCGTACGGTGGAAGGGTCCGGACCGGGGAGTGTCCGGCGGGCGGATCGGGTGGTGGAACGTGCTGCGGAAGAAGCGGAACGGAGCCGAGGTCTTCCGGATCACCGGGGCGCGCAAGGGCCTCGCGGAAGACGTGCGGGGCCGGGAGCGCCGGTATGTGATTTCGATGGGGATCAGGACGGTGTCGGTCATCCTGACCGTGATCCTGTGGAACGTGGAACGGCCTGTGGCGATCGTGACGCTGGTGCTGGGCGCCCTGCTGCCGTACGTCGCCGTGGTCATCGCGAACGCGGGGCGCGAGTCGGCGCCCTCGCTGCCCTCGCACTTCATCCCCGCACCTGTGCACCCCGCACTGGAGCCGGGAAACCTCAAGAAAAGCTCAGATCAATCATGAAGTTCCGGTGCACCGCACCGGGTCCTGCGTGACATACTGCCTACGCGCTCCGCATCCCCCGTCGGAGCGACGGACCGACGCCGGGCAGCTCCCCCCGTGGCTGCTCGGCGTCGCCCTTCCGTTCACATGGTTTGTAGGGTTGAGGCTGTGAACTCCCCTGATGCCTCCCCCAGCGCCTCCCCCTCGAACGAAACCCCCCTCTGCTCCGGCAAGGGCTGCCGCGACGCCGCCGTGTGGGTCCTGGCGTGGAACAACCCGAAGCTGCACACTCCGGAGCGGCTCAAGACCTGGCTCTCCTGCGAGGAGCACCGGGAGCACCTGACCCAGTTCCTGAGCATCCGCGGATTCCTCAAGGACGTCGTGAAGCTCGACGAGTGGGTACAGCCGGAGGGCTCGGAACGGCCGTCCTGACGACGCCGTTCCGAGCCCTCCGTCCGCCTGTGTGCCGGCCGTCAGCCGCCGATCGCCGACATGGGGCGGTCGGGCTGGAGGAAGGAGGGGTCGTCGAGGCCGGAACCGGCCTTCTTGCCCCACATCGCCACCTTCCACAGCCGGGCGATCTCCTCGTCCGGGGCGCCCGAGCGCAGCGCGGCCCGCAGGTCCGACTCCTCGGTGGCGAACAGGCACGTACGGACCTGGCCGTCGGCGGTGAGCCGGGTGCGGTCGCAGGCGCCGCAGAACGGCCGGGTGACGGAGGCGATGACGCCGACGGTGGCCGGGCCGCCGTCGACGACCCAGCGCTCGGCCGGGGCGGAGCCGCGTTCGTCGGCGCCCTCCTCGGTGAGCGTGAAGCGGGTGCGCAGGGACGCGAGGATGTCACCGGCGGTGATCATGCCGTCGCGCTTCCAGCCGTGCTGGGCGTCGAGCGGCATCTGCTCGATGAAGCGCAGTTCGTACGCGTTCTCCACGGCCCAGGCGAGCAGGTCGGGGGCCTCGTCGTCGTTCAGTCCGGGCATCAGGACGGCATTGACCTTGACCGGGGTGAGCCCGGCCTCGCGGGCCGCGGCCATGCCCTCGATGACGTCCTTGTGCCGGTCGCGGCGGGTGAGGGTCTTGAAGACCTCGGGCCGCAGGGTGTCGAGTGAAACGTTCACTCGGTCCAGGCCGGCGGCCTTGAGGGCGGCGGCGGTGCGCTTGAGGCCGATGCCGTTGGTGGTGAGGGACATCCGGGGGCGCGGCTCCAGGGCCGCGCACTGCTCGACGATCCCGACGATGCCGGGGCGGAGCAGCGGTTCCCCGCCGGTGAAGCGGACCTCGGTGATGCCGAGGCTGGTGACGGCTATGCGGATCAGCCGGACGATCTCGTCGTCGGTGAGCAGGTCCGGCTTGCCGAGCCACTGCAGTCCCTCTTCGGGCATGCAGTACGTGCACCGCAGGTTGCACCGGTCGGTGAGTGAGACGCGCAGGTCAGTAGCCACGCGGCCGAAGGTGTCGATGAGCACTGTGGGCCCCCTCCCCTGTCCGGTTTTATAGAGGTTCGCTCTGCATTGGATGGGTGCAAGCGTTGTCTTCGAGCCTACGCGACACCCGTGCCCCGTAGGGCTGCCCAAAGGAACGAGACGCGGCGTGGCCGTGTCGTAGGGAACTACGACACGGCCACGCTGGGTGTTCGGTCCATCTCACGTGATCACGGGGTCAGTGTGCGCCCGTGCCGGTGAGGGACCGTACCTCCAGCTCCGCGAACTTTTCCGCGTCGGCGGGCTCCTTGGACAGCAGGGTGCCGAGCCAGCCGAGGAGGAAGCCGAGCGGGATGGAGATCAGGCCCGGGTTCTCCATCGGGAACCAGTAGAAGTCGGCGTTCTTGAACATCGAGGTGGGCTTTCCGGACACGACCGGGGAGAACAGCACCAGGACGACCGACGAGATCAGGCCACCGTAGATGGACCACAGCGCGCCCTGGGTGGTGAAGCGCTTCCAGAAGAGGCTGTAGAGGATCGTCGGGAGGTTGGCGGAGGCCGCGACCGCGAAGGCGAGGGCGACCAGGCCGGCCACGTTCATGTCGCGGGCGAAGGCGCCGAGCAGGATGGCGGCCGCTCCGATGAAGACCGTGGACCAGCGGGCGGCCTTCATCTCCTCCTGCTCCGTGGCCTTCCCCTTGCGGATCACGTTCGCGTAGATGTCGTGCGCAAAGGACGAGGAGGAGGCGAGGGTGAGGCCCGCGACCACGGCGAGGATGGTGGCGAAGGCGACCGCCGAGATGACGGCGAGCAGCACCGCGCCGCCGGTGGTGCCGACGCCGCCGCCCAGGTACTCGGCGAGCTGCGGGGCGGCCGCGTTGCCCGCCGGGTTCTTCGCCTTGATCTCCTTCGGTCCGATGAGGGCCGCCGCGCCGAAGCCCAGCGCGATCGTCATCAGGTAGAAGGCGCCGATGATGCCGATGGCCCAGTTCACGGACTTACGGGCGGCCTTCGCGGTGGGCACGGTGTAGAAGCGGATCAGGATGTGCGGCAGGCCCGCGGTGCCGAGGACCAGGGCGAGGCCGAGCGAGATGAAGTCCAGCTTGGAGGTGCCGGTCGCGCCGTACTTCAGCCCGGGCTCCAGGAACTTGCCGCCCTTGCCGCTCTTCTCCGCGGCGGTGCCGAGCAGGTCGGAGATGTTGAAGTGGAACTTCAGCAGCACCAGGAAGGTCATGAGCAGCGCGCCCGCGATGAGCAGCACGGCCTTGACCATCTGCACCCAGGTGGTGCCCTTCATGCCGCCGACCGTGACGTACACGATCATCAGGACGCCGACCAGCGCGACGATGAGGATCTTGCCCGCGTCGCTGGTGATGCCGAGGAGCAGGGAGACCAGGACGCCCGCTCCCGCCATCTGCGCGAGCAGGTAGAAGATCGAGACGACGATGGTGGAGGCGCCCGCGGCGGTGCGCACCGGGCGCTGGCGCATCCGGAAGGCGAGCACGTCGCCCATCGTGTAGCGGCCGGCGTTGCGCAGCGGCTCGGCGACCAGGAGCAGGGCCACCAGCCAGGCGACGAGGAAGCCGATGGAGTAGAGGAAGCCGTCGTAGCCGAAGAGCGCGATGGCTCCGGCGATGCCGAGGAAGGACGCGGCGGACATGTAGTCGCCGGAGACCGCGAGCCCGTTCTGGAAGGCGGTGAACTGGCGGCCGCCCGCATAGAAGTCGGAGGCGCTCTTGGTCTGGCGTCCGGCCCAGACGGTGATGCCGAGGGTCGCGGCGACGAAGACCGCGAAGAGGGTGATGATCAGCGGCCGGTGCTCGGTGGTCGAGCCGACGGCGAGCTGGATCACGGCGTGGCTGCTCATGCGTCGGCCTCCATGCGGGACTTGATGGCCTCGGCCTTGGGGTCGAGCTTCGCCGAGGCGTGCCGCGAGTAGAACCAGGCGATGAGGAAGGTGCTGAGGAACTGGGCGAGGCCGAAGACCAGGGCGACGTTGACGTTGCCGAAGAGCTTGGTCCCCATGAAGCCGCCCGCGTAGTTCGACAGGAACACGAACAGCAGGTACCAGGCGATGAAGCCGATGGTGAGCGGGAAGGCGAAGGAGCGGTGGGAGCGGCGCAGGGCGGCGAACTCGGCGCTCTGCTGCACCTGGACGAACGCCTGGGCCGTGGGGCCCGCCGGGCTCGGGAAGCCGGCCGGTCCGGGATCCGCGCCGTCGGGGGGCGGCGCTGTCTGCGAGGTCACGGGCGGCTCTCCTTGGGACGTGTGCGCGGTGGGGACGACGGACAAGACGACCTCCATGAGGGGGGTGGTGGTGCCGAGCCCCCCTGTCAACGGCACGGCCGGCGCGTCGGGACGGTT
This is a stretch of genomic DNA from Streptomyces sp. NBC_00536. It encodes these proteins:
- a CDS encoding DUF485 domain-containing protein, whose translation is MTSQTAPPPDGADPGPAGFPSPAGPTAQAFVQVQQSAEFAALRRSHRSFAFPLTIGFIAWYLLFVFLSNYAGGFMGTKLFGNVNVALVFGLAQFLSTFLIAWFYSRHASAKLDPKAEAIKSRMEADA
- a CDS encoding DUF3099 domain-containing protein, with the protein product MLRKKRNGAEVFRITGARKGLAEDVRGRERRYVISMGIRTVSVILTVILWNVERPVAIVTLVLGALLPYVAVVIANAGRESAPSLPSHFIPAPVHPALEPGNLKKSSDQS
- a CDS encoding solute symporter family protein, encoding MSSHAVIQLAVGSTTEHRPLIITLFAVFVAATLGITVWAGRQTKSASDFYAGGRQFTAFQNGLAVSGDYMSAASFLGIAGAIALFGYDGFLYSIGFLVAWLVALLLVAEPLRNAGRYTMGDVLAFRMRQRPVRTAAGASTIVVSIFYLLAQMAGAGVLVSLLLGITSDAGKILIVALVGVLMIVYVTVGGMKGTTWVQMVKAVLLIAGALLMTFLVLLKFHFNISDLLGTAAEKSGKGGKFLEPGLKYGATGTSKLDFISLGLALVLGTAGLPHILIRFYTVPTAKAARKSVNWAIGIIGAFYLMTIALGFGAAALIGPKEIKAKNPAGNAAAPQLAEYLGGGVGTTGGAVLLAVISAVAFATILAVVAGLTLASSSSFAHDIYANVIRKGKATEQEEMKAARWSTVFIGAAAILLGAFARDMNVAGLVALAFAVAASANLPTILYSLFWKRFTTQGALWSIYGGLISSVVLVLFSPVVSGKPTSMFKNADFYWFPMENPGLISIPLGFLLGWLGTLLSKEPADAEKFAELEVRSLTGTGAH
- a CDS encoding GlsB/YeaQ/YmgE family stress response membrane protein, whose protein sequence is MHWLWAIIVGFVLGLIARAILPGKQHQPLWLTTVFGIIGGVLGNAVAGWIGVHDTRGIDWVRHLLQLAGAVVVVGLGDMIYMAVRGNKRQVT
- the moaA gene encoding GTP 3',8-cyclase MoaA — translated: MLIDTFGRVATDLRVSLTDRCNLRCTYCMPEEGLQWLGKPDLLTDDEIVRLIRIAVTSLGITEVRFTGGEPLLRPGIVGIVEQCAALEPRPRMSLTTNGIGLKRTAAALKAAGLDRVNVSLDTLRPEVFKTLTRRDRHKDVIEGMAAAREAGLTPVKVNAVLMPGLNDDEAPDLLAWAVENAYELRFIEQMPLDAQHGWKRDGMITAGDILASLRTRFTLTEEGADERGSAPAERWVVDGGPATVGVIASVTRPFCGACDRTRLTADGQVRTCLFATEESDLRAALRSGAPDEEIARLWKVAMWGKKAGSGLDDPSFLQPDRPMSAIGG